The following coding sequences are from one Rutidosis leptorrhynchoides isolate AG116_Rl617_1_P2 chromosome 11, CSIRO_AGI_Rlap_v1, whole genome shotgun sequence window:
- the LOC139874519 gene encoding uncharacterized protein produces the protein MTKANETFVENVESNIGQKNIDHLVKQYPLLAGYNPVPPLPSQRAHQPPENKVVIYEHAFKHEMRMKKVLTAEEIAGISFRKQDVDKQLEQAAASEHVEETPAESGNKRKAAGTSEAQKKKKMTPKQLEDMRNDNFVAIEPRSADLPPPINEHVEETQPTTPRVNPELEATATSKDKAIPVESESTLPPPQGSFRVANLRQLCQSSAENAAEQSAFLQQIFPAEFREQLAALPFNQALNAFVQNGLVFFGMFADQARRSSSLYDVALRKEVELGLLQAGVDQVKKDRDAAEEARKAVELTAAETKTLLIQERKKNQELVGAVDQAKGETERVRLELEKVTRERDDAVTNRELAEADMTKLRTALPAIAQKVMDSEPVSDRFNAYVDAVKDHEVNKAVREVIQACGLTPPFPDIVQKKLKEGTAAALLEAEEAIKSIPIPLINAFAADPTMPLDGFLKEDY, from the exons ATGACCAAAGCTAATGAAACTTTCGTAGAGAATGTAGAGTCCAACATAGGCCAGAAAAACATCGACCACTTAGTTAAGCAATACCCCCTTCTAGCGGGTTACAATCCGGTACCACCACTGCCTAGCCAGCGAGCCCATCAGCCACCAGAGAATAAGGTGGTGAtctacgaacatgcttttaagcatg agatgaggatgaagaaggtgcttaCCGCGGAGGAGATTGCTGGGATCTCTTTCCGCAAGCAGGATGTGGACAAACAGCTAGAGCAGGCAGCTGCTAGCGAACATGTGGAGGAAACGCCGGCAGAGTCAGGCAATAAACGCAAGGCGGCTGGGACGTCCGAggctcagaagaagaagaagatgactcctaagcagctggaggacatgcgcaacgacaattttgttgccatcgagccgcggtccgcagacctacctccccccattaatg agcatgtggaggagacgcagccaacaacaccgcgggtcaaccccgagctggaggccactgccacatccaaagacaaggcgatacccgtcgagtctgagtctacattacctcctccgcaaggcagcttccgtgttgccaacctccgccaactttgccagtcctccgcagaaaatgctgcggagcaatctgcattcttgcagcaaatcttcccagcagagttccgcgagcaactggccgcgctgccgtttaaccaggcgctcaacgcctttgtccagaacgggctggtattctttgggatgtttgcggatcaagcccgtcgatcctccagcctatacgatgttgcactgcgcaaagaggtggagttgggtttgctgcaggcgggtgtagatcaggtcaagaaggacagggacgctgctgaggaggcccgcaaagctgttgaattgactgcggccgaaaccaagaccctcttgattcaagaaagaaaaaagaatcaagagcttgtgggtgcggttgatcaggcaaagggggaaactgagcgagtgaggctggagttggaaaaggtgacgagggagagggacgatgcggttaccaaccgcgagctggccgaggcagatatgacaaagctgcgcaccgcactccccgcaattgcgcagaaagtgatggactccgagcccgtgtccgaccggtttaatgcctatgtcgatgcggtcaaggaccatgaggtgaacaaggctgtgcgggaagtgatccaggcatgcggcctaactccaccgttccccgacattgtccaaaagaaattaaaggagggaacggccgcggcgc